A single region of the Brachypodium distachyon strain Bd21 chromosome 3, Brachypodium_distachyon_v3.0, whole genome shotgun sequence genome encodes:
- the LOC100843166 gene encoding pentatricopeptide repeat-containing protein At5g14770, mitochondrial, with product MAPPPQTLHASILCSFALALLRAGRLSAISHVVSTLPSASLPSSLLRRLIPALASSGLAAAAVRFRPVPGDSLSLNSILLSHRALRSLRPALALLRSSESVDTVSYNVVMSGFSEQGGLAPEALLAEMCKRGVPFDAVTVNTVLVGLCRDGRVDRAAALAEVMVRGGGIGGLDVVGWNSLVDGYCKVGDMETAFAVAERMKAQGVGVDVVGYNSLVAGLCRAGEVDAARDMVDTMKRDGVEPNVVTYTMFIVEYCRRNAVDDAFSLYEEMVRKGVLPDVVTLSALVGGLCKDGRFSEAYALFREMEKIGAAPNHVTYCMLIDTLAKAQRGNESLSLLGEVVSRGVVMDLIMYTALMDWLCKEGKIDEAKDMFRHALSDNHTPNGVTYTVLIDALCKAGNVDGAEQVLSEMEEKSISPNVVTFSSIINGLVKRGWVGKATDYMREMKERGIDPNVVTYGTVIDGSFKCLGQEAALDVYHEMLCEGVEVNKFIVDSLVNGLKKNGKIEKAEALFREMNERGVLLDHVNYTTLIDGLFKTGNLPAAFKVGQELTEKNLLPDAVVYNVFINCLCMLGKSKEAESFLEEMQSTGLKPDQVTYNTMIAAQSREGKTAKALKLLNGMKRSSIKPNLITYSTLIVGLFEAGAVEKAKYLLNEMSSSGFSPTSLTHRRVLQACSQGRRSDLILEIHEWMMNAGLCADITVYNTLVRVLCYNGMTRKAMVVLEEMSGRGIAPDTITFNALILGHFKSGHLDNAFSTYDQMLYHGISPNVATFNTLLGGLESAGRIGESDMVLNEMKKRGIEPSNLTYDILVTGYGKQSNKVEAVRLYCEMVGKGFLPKVSTYNALISDFSKVGMMSQAKELFNEMQNRGVLPTSCTYDILVSGWSKLRNGTEVRKFLKDMKEKGFSPSKGTLSSISRAFSKPGMSWEARRLLKNLYKV from the coding sequence ATGGCGCCACCGCCCCAAACCCTGCACGCCTCCATCCTCTGCTCCTTCGCGCTCGCGTTGCTCCGCGCGGGCCGCCTCTCCGCGATCTCCCACGTCGTCTCCACCCTCCCCTCCGCGTCCCTtccctcctcgctcctccgccgcctcatcCCGGCGCTCGCCTCCTcgggcctcgccgccgccgccgtccgcttCCGCCCCGTCCCCGGCGACTCCCTCTCCCTcaactccatcctcctctCGCACCGCGCCCTCCGCTCGCTCCGCCCCGCGCTGGccctcctccgctcctccGAGTCGGTCGACACCGTCAGCTACAACGTCGTCATGTCGGGATTCTCCGAGCAGGGGGGCCTCGCCCCGGAGGCCCTGCTCGCCGAGATGTGCAAGCGCGGGGTGCCGTTCGACGCCGTCACGGTCAACACGGTGCTCGTGGGGCTCTGCAGGGATGGGCGGGTGGACAGAGCGGCGGCATTGGCTGAGGTGATggtgagaggaggagggatCGGCGGGTTGGATGTGGTGGGATGGAATTCTCTGGTTGATGGGTACTGTAAGGTGGGAGACATGGAGACGGCATTCGCAGTGGCTGAGAGGATGAAGGCACAGGGGGTCGGAGTTGATGTCGTGGGGTACAATAGCTTGGTTGCTGGGCTCTGCCGCGCCGGTGAGGTTGATGCTGCGCGGGACATGGTCGATACGATGAAAAGGGATGGGGTGGAGCCAAATGTGGTGACATACACCATGTTCATCGTGGAGTATTGTAGGAGGAATGCCGTTGATGACGCATTCAGCCTGTATGAGGAAATGGTGAGGAAGGGTGTCCTGCCGGATGTGGTCACACTTAGTGCTCTTGTAGGTGGGCTTTGTAAAGATGGACGGTTCTCGGAGGCGTATGCACTTTTCagggagatggagaagatTGGGGCTGCACCAAACCATGTTACATATTGTATGCTGATTGACACATTGGCGAAAGCGCAGAGGGGCAACGAGTCACTCAGTCTGTTGGGGGAGGTGGTCTCCAGAGGTGTGGTCATGGATTTGATCATGTATACAGCTTTGATGGACTGGTTGTGCAAGGAAGGGAAGATCGATGAAGCAAAGGACATGTTTCGGCATGCTCTGTCGGATAATCATACTCCCAATGGTGTCACTTATACCGTGCTGATCGATGCACTTTGCAAAGCTGGTAATGTTGATGGGGCGGAGCAGGTGTTGTCAGAAATGGAGGAGAAATCTATTAGTCCAAATGTTGTTACATTCTCATCAATCATCAACGGCCTTGTTAAACGAGGATGGGTTGGAAAGGCAACTGATTACATGAGGGAGATGAAGGAGAGGGGCATTGATCCAAATGTTGTGACCTATGGAACAGTCATCGATGGATCCTTCAAGTGCCTGGGGCAAGAGGCAGCTCTTGATGTGTACCATGAAATGTTGTGTGAGGGTGTGGAAGTGAATAAATTTATTGTTGATTCACTGGTGAATGGCCTGAAGAAGAATGGGAAAATAGAGAAAGCTGAAGCATTGTTTAGAGAGATGAATGAACGTGGTGTGTTGCTAGACCATGTAAACTATACCACTTTGATAGATGGGCTTTTTAAAACAGGCAACCTGCCAGCTGCTTTTAAGGTTGGTCAGGAGTTGACGGAGAAAAACTTGTTACCTGATGCTGTTGTCTATAATGTGTTTATCAACTGTCTTTGCATGCTTGGGAAATCTAAGGAAGCAGAATCATTTTTGGAAGAGATGCAAAGTACAGGCTTAAAACCTGATCAAGTGACATATAACACTATGATTGCTGCTCAGTCCAGGGAAGGAAAGACTGCCAAAGCTCTGAAACTTCTTAATGGGATGAAGAGGAGTTCCATAAAGCCTAATCTCATCACATATAGTACGCTTATTGTGGGTCTTTTTGAGGCTGGGGCTGTGGAGAAAGCAAAGTATTTGCTAAATGAGATGTCTTCTTCTGGATTCTCTCCAACCTCTTTGACTCATCGAAGGGTACTCCAAGCATGCTCCCAAGGCAGGAGATCGGACTTGATTTTGGAAATTCATGAATGGATGATGAATGCTGGGCTTTGTGCTGATATCACTGTCTATAATACACTTGTGCGTGTTTTGTGTTACAATGGAATGACAAGAAAAGCTATGGTTGTCTTGGAAGAAATGTCGGGGAGAGGAATTGCCCCAGACACCATCACATTTAATGCTCTAATTCTTGGTCATTTCAAGAGTGGCCATCTAGACAATGCATTTTCTACGTACGATCAGATGCTTTACCATGGTATTTCGCCGAATGTAGCTACATTCAACACGCTCTTGGGCGGGCTTGAGTCTGCTGGAAGAATCGGAGAATCAGATATGGTGCTGAATGAGATGAAGAAAAGGGGCATTGAGCCCAGCAATCTGACATACGATATACTGGTTACAGGATATGGAAAACAAAGCAACAAAGTTGAAGCAGTGAGGTTGTATTGTGAGATGGTGGGTAAAGGCTTTCTTCCAAAAGTAAGCACGTACAATGCACTCATAAGTGACTTTTCTAAAGTGGGAATGATGAGTCAAGCTAAAGAATTGTTCAATGAAATGCAAAACAGGGGTGTTCTACCCACATCCTGCACTTATGATATTCTTGTGAGTGGATGGTCAAAGCTTAGAAATGGAACTGAGGTGAGAAAATTTCTCAAAGATATGAAGGAAAAAGGATTTAGTCCATCGAAAGGCACTCTTAGTTCTATATCCAGAGCATTTTCAAAACCAGGGATGAGTTGGGAAGCTCGGCGTTTACTTAAGAACCTTTATAAAGTTTAG
- the LOC100827693 gene encoding cytochrome P450 714C2, producing MEEQLVKASAHGAMASGALLLPLAATLLLLFLLHDCWFSPALKRRRLRLAGFRGPAPSFPLGNLPEITATMAAMPPSSASVSIGSADIHGGVFPYFARWRGSFGKVFVYWLGTEPFVYVSDPAFLRSVAGGAPGKLWGKPDVFRRDRMPMFGRGLVMAEGDLWARHRHVIAPAFSSTNLNDMVGLMEEATEKMLSEWTALAANSASSAVVDVERGVVRNAAEIIAKASFGISTTDSDSNDVGARVFEKLQAMQTMLFKSNRLVGVPFARLLHLRKTFEAWKLGREIDALLLHIIHRRRHSQSHDTASKKRKDLLSLLLLAGNNGNGKQQQDQRTMTGRELVDECKTFFFGGHETTALAVSWTLLMLAAHPHWQDALRQEILEFIPTNEGTQLEAAKLGKLTKMGWVLNEVLRLYPPSPNVQRQALHDITLSSPDTEKKTVIIPRGTNMWVDVVAMHRDEALWGTDASEFRPERWAAGGGCGDRMGYLPFGFGGRVCVGRNLTGMEYRVVLAMVLRRFELSVAPEYRHQPRVMLSLRPANGIQLLLTPLPAAAASNNNTSTD from the exons ATGGAGGAGCAGCTGGTAAAAGCTTCAGCTCACGGCGCCATGGCGTCCGGAGCCCTGCTTCTCCCGCTCGCCGCCACCCTGCTTCTGTTGTTCCTCCTGCACGACTGCTGGTTCTCGCCAGCGCTGaagcggcgccgcctccgcctggcCGGCTTCCGCGGCCCGGCCCCGTCGTTCCCGCTCGGCAACCTGCCGGAgatcaccgccaccatggCCGCCATGCCCCCCTCCTCTGCTTCCGTATCAATCGGCAGCGCCGACATCCACGGGGGCGTGTTCCCGTACTTCGCGCGCTGGCGCGGCAGCTTCGGGAAGGTGTTCGTGTACTGGCTGGGCACGGAGCCCTTCGTGTACGTCTCCGACCCGGCGTTCCTGAGGTCGGTGGCCGGCGGTGCCCCGGGCAAGCTTTGGGGAAAACCCGACGTGTTCCGGCGCGACCGGATGCCGATGTTCGGGCGCGGGCTCGTCATGGCCGAGGGCGACCTCTGGGCCCGCCATCGCCACGTCATCGCCcccgccttctcctccaccaACCTCAAC GACATGGTGGGTTTgatggaggaggcgacggAGAAGATGCTGTCGGAGTGGACCGCTTTGGCGGCGAACTCGGCTTCTTCGGCGGTGGTGGACGTGGAGAGGGGCGTGGTGAGGAACGCGGCGGAGATCATCGCCAAGGCCAGCTTCGGCATCTCCACCACGGACTCCGACTCCAACGACGTCGGCGCGCGGGTGTTCGAGAAGCTCCAGGCCATGCAGACCATGCTGTTCAAGTCGAACCGCCTTGTCGGGGTCCCGTTCGCCAGGCTGCTCCACCTCCGCAAGACCTTCGAGGCCTGGAAGCTCGGGCGCGAGATCGACGCTTTGCTACTCCACATcatccaccgccgccgccatagCCAAAGCCATGACACAGCCtcgaagaaaaggaaagaccttctgtcgctgctgctgctggccgggAATAACGGGAacggcaagcagcagcaggatcaGAGGACGATGACGGGGCGGGAGCTGGTGGACGAGTgcaagaccttcttcttcggcGGCCACGAGACCACGGCGCTGGCCGTGTCCTGGACGCTGCTCATGCTCGCCGCCCACCCGCACTGGCAGGACGCGCTCCGCCAAGAAATCCTCGAGTTCATCCCCACCAACGAAGGTACCCAGCTCGAGGCGGCCAAGCTCGGGAAGCTGACCAAGATGGGGTGGGTGCTCAACGAGGTGCTCCGGCTCTACCCGCCGTCCCCCAACGTGCAGCGCCAGGCCCTCCACGACATAACTCTTTCGTCGCCGGATACGGAGAAGAAGACTGTGATCATCCCGAGGGGGACCAACATGTGGGTGGACGTGGTGGCGATGCACCGGGACGAGGCGCTGTGGGGCACCGACGCGAGCGAGTTCCGGCCGGAGCGGTGGGCGGCGGGAGGGGGGTGCGGGGACAGGATGGGGTACCTGCCGTTCGGGTTCGGGGGAAGGGTGTGCGTGGGAAGGAACCTCACGGGGATGGAGTACAGGGTCGTGCTCGCCATGGTGCTGCGGCGGTTTGAGCTTTCCGTGGCGCCTGAGTACAGGCATCAGCCTAGAGTCATGCTCTCGCTCCGGCCTGCCAACGgcatccagctcctcctcaCGCCGCTGCCTGCCGCTGCTGCATCCAACAACAACACATCCACGGATTAA